From Coturnix japonica isolate 7356 chromosome 1, Coturnix japonica 2.1, whole genome shotgun sequence, the proteins below share one genomic window:
- the LOC116653960 gene encoding dystroglycan-like encodes MQVSPALYLLFALACVGVNTSATVVKESDNTCEETKVLKGIPDATAFVGKIFCYPMPVFAFQGTITQYKVTLASGANLPGWLDFNPNTNMLQGLPMTGESGAYLLSITAPGRTCTQRAAVMFTIHVQDSISFLDMENSFNHIPNRHQ; translated from the exons ATGCAAGTTTCACCTGCACTCTACCTTCTCTTTGCACTGGCATGTGTCGGTGTAAACACGTCTGCTACAGTTGTCAAGGAGTCAGATAACACGTGTGAAGAAACAAAGGTCCTGAAAGGAATCCCAGATGCAACAGCCTTCGTGGGAAAGATATTCTGTTATCCCATGCCAGTATTTGCCTTTCAGGGAACGATAACTCAGTACAAG GTCACTTTGGCCAGTGGTGCAAATTTGCCAGGCTGGTTGGACTTCAATCCCAACACAAACATGCTGCAGGGGCTGCCAATGACCGGGGAGAGCGGAGCATATCTGCTAAGCATAACTGCCCCTGGAAGAACATGCacccagagagctgctgtgaTGTTCACCATCCATGTTCAggacagcatttcatttctggacATGGAGAACAGCTTCAACCACATACCAAACAGGCACCAGTGA